One window of Quercus robur chromosome 12, dhQueRobu3.1, whole genome shotgun sequence genomic DNA carries:
- the LOC126710473 gene encoding uncharacterized protein LOC126710473, with protein MGESESAKKIEEEVGRVVEQAKELQDSAASFISKASADDQSLRNRVVSLDSSIRRLHSLLSHNNHNLLDPKLADKLEEDLQRARCIMVDGDAASFLPPKTQGGFLKMFLGPINVRASQKDIQLKVKEEYNSYRDRTALLFLFFPAALLILRSWIWDGCLPAFPVQLYEAWLLFLYTGLALRENILRVNGSDIRPWWIYHHYCAMGMALVSLTWEIKGQPNCTQKQRGVQLFLQWAMMQGVAMLLQNRYQRQRLYTRIALGKAKRMDVVWGETAGVDGQLWLLCPILFILQGFEAYVGLLLLKTAFIGVVSEWQVFFCGILLVLMAVGNFANTVQTLMAKSRFKAKMKRSKSKPEL; from the exons ATGGGGGAATCAGAATCAGCAAAGAAAATAGAGGAAGAAGTAGGAAGAGTGGTGGAGCAGGCTAAGGAGCTTCAGGACTCTGCTGCATCTTTCATTTCCAAGGCTTCTGCCGATGACCAATCCCTCCGTAACCGCGTCGTTTCCCTCGACTCTTCCATTCGCCGCCTCcattctctcctctctcataaCAACCATAACCTTCTTGATCCCAAGTTAGCAGACAAG CTCGAAGAAGATTTACAGAGAGCTAGATGTATCATGGTTGACGGAGATGCCGCTTCTTTCCTTCCTCCAAAAACTCAAG GGGGATTTTTGAAGATGTTTCTGGGTCCTATTAATGTCCGCGCCTCGCAAAAAGACATTCAATTAAAGGTTAAAGAGGAGTACAACAGTTACAGA GATAGAACTGCCCTTCTGTTTCTCTTTTTCCCAGCAGCACTTCTTATTCTAAGGTCTTGGATTTGGGATGGATGCTTGCCAGCTTTTCCCGTTCAGCTGTACgag GCTTGGCTTTTGTTCCTTTACACTGGCTTGGCATTGCGAGAAAACATTTTGAGAGTGAACGGAAGCGATATTCGTCCATG GTGGATTTATCATCACTATTGTGCTATGGGTATGGCCCTGGTTAGTCTCACCTGGGAGATTAAAGGGCAACCAAATTGCACACAAAAGCAG AGAGGGGTTCAACTTTTCCTACAATGGGCTATGATGCAAGGGGTTGCGATGCTTTTACAAAATAGATATCAACGGCAGAGACTCTATACTCGTATTGCATTGGGAAAG GCTAAGAGGATGGATGTTGTCTGGGGAGAAACGGCCGGTGTGGATGGCCAACTGTGGTTGTTGTGTCCCATACTTTTCATTTTGCAG GGTTTCGAGGCATATGTTGGACTACTGTTACTCAAGACTGCATTCATTGGGGTTGTTTCTGAATGGCAg GTATTTTTTTGTGGGATCCTTCTAGTTTTAATGGCTGTCGGGAACTTCGCAAATACAGTACAGACACTCATGGCGAAGTCAAGGTTTAAGGCAAAGATGAAAAGAAGTAAGAGCAAACCGGAGCTGTAA